A stretch of Deltaproteobacteria bacterium DNA encodes these proteins:
- a CDS encoding DEAD/DEAH box helicase → MLAGFHPLVTEWFEKKFGDPSEPQARGWPSIQAGRDTLIAAPTGSGKTLAAFLVCLDRLVRQGLSGVLPDETEVVYISPLKALSNDIQKNLEEPLAELQQLAAQKGLALPPIRVALRTGDTPAKERARLVKRPPHILVTTPESLYILLTSEGGRSALKTTRTVIVDEIHAIARDKRGAHLSLSLERLTELCGKRPARVGLSATQRPIEEVARFLVGNDRIAGEKPDCDIVDAGSRRHMDVAIEIPSGELGAVAGFEQWDVMLQRIVALTKEHRSTLIFVNTRKLVERTTHQLEAMMGEGQVAAHHGSMSREARFASEDKLKRGDVKAVVATASLELGIDVGAVDLVVQVGSPRSLSIALQRIGRSGHWKGATPKGRLFPLTRDELVECAALQRGIKKGELEKTVIPRAPMDVLAQQIVASAAAEEMDEDALFAMCTRAYPYRGLAREKFDGAVAMMAEGVASKRGRASAYLHRDVVNKRVKARRGARLAAVTSGGAIPEQASFAVVAEPDGHLVGSVDEHFAVDARVGDVFLLGNTSWRVTSFETTTVRVADAQGAPPSIPFWFGEAPGRTRELSKEVGELRRELEPILEDQVRSRSWLERECGLDELAASIAATYLLCAKQALTALPSQQTLIAERFFDDGGGMQLIIHAPFGMRMNRAFGLALRKCFCRSFNFELQAAATDEGILLSLGTQHSFPLESVFEYLSPNMLEEALTQAALGAPMFGVRWRWVAQRALALLRMQGGKKVPPQIMRMRSDDLLAACFPDAAACQEHVEYPIKVPDHPLVQEAIRECLEDAMDLPGLNEVVTKMRGGQLRLVARDLAEPSPLAHEIINSQPYTFLDPAPLEERRARAVSLRRTLSPDDQKAYGALDAAAIAEVEEQVWPDPRDPDELHDALLTLCFLPHSLVPPTWLSMMEKLERSQRVVFVQARVPGWTATERASVVKALIPDAELGALPPGFEPKAMDRAAAAEQLVRGWLDTSGPITQRGLAEKLGVLEGDVRDALLALEAQGNVIRGRFRDLDEEQWCERNLLARIHRLTLGRLRREIEPVPASELIRFLARWQHAHPGSELVGARGLSEVIGQLQGFQLAAGGWEEGVLPARVRAYHPSLLDELCQSGEVVWGRFSPMKTEAEGRSPTRAAPIGLARREDLPWLLGPSDSELQLSERAQLLRGILERRGASFWSELVSASKISGEELEPALWELVAAGEVTSDGFAGLRALIQRSRPMRAEPRTDPLAAGGRWSLLRRWLDDAPDPAIALEKRALQLIRRYGVVFRDLLAREANCPPWRELATVFRRLEARGELRGGRFVSGFSGEQFALPGAVETLRAVRRAARIGVEQLSLSAADPLNLVGVLTPGPRVPAVLQNRVTFVDGVPQQGDVVDAQAS, encoded by the coding sequence ATGCTCGCCGGCTTCCATCCCCTCGTGACGGAGTGGTTCGAGAAGAAGTTCGGCGACCCGAGCGAGCCCCAGGCGCGCGGCTGGCCCAGTATCCAGGCAGGCCGCGACACGCTCATCGCCGCGCCCACCGGCTCCGGCAAGACGCTCGCCGCCTTCCTCGTCTGCCTCGATCGCCTCGTGCGCCAGGGCTTGAGCGGCGTGCTGCCCGATGAGACGGAGGTCGTCTACATCTCGCCGCTGAAGGCGCTCTCCAACGACATCCAGAAGAACCTCGAGGAGCCGCTGGCGGAGCTCCAGCAGCTCGCGGCGCAGAAGGGCCTCGCGCTGCCGCCCATTCGGGTGGCGCTGCGCACCGGTGACACGCCCGCGAAGGAGCGCGCGCGCCTCGTGAAGCGGCCGCCGCACATCCTCGTGACCACGCCGGAGTCGCTCTACATCCTGCTCACCAGCGAGGGCGGCCGCAGCGCGCTCAAGACCACGCGCACGGTGATCGTCGATGAGATCCACGCCATCGCGCGCGACAAGCGCGGCGCGCATCTCTCATTGTCGCTCGAGCGGCTCACTGAGCTCTGCGGCAAGCGGCCCGCGCGCGTGGGACTGTCGGCGACGCAGCGGCCGATCGAAGAGGTGGCGCGTTTCCTGGTGGGCAATGATCGCATCGCCGGCGAGAAGCCCGATTGCGACATCGTCGACGCAGGCTCGCGCCGGCACATGGACGTGGCCATCGAGATTCCCTCGGGCGAGCTCGGCGCCGTGGCCGGCTTCGAGCAGTGGGACGTGATGCTCCAGCGCATCGTGGCCCTCACGAAGGAGCACCGCTCGACGCTCATCTTCGTGAACACGCGCAAGCTCGTGGAGCGGACCACGCACCAGCTCGAGGCCATGATGGGCGAGGGCCAGGTGGCCGCGCACCACGGGTCGATGTCGCGCGAGGCGCGCTTTGCCAGCGAGGACAAGCTCAAGCGCGGCGATGTGAAGGCGGTCGTCGCGACCGCTTCGCTCGAGCTGGGCATCGACGTGGGCGCCGTGGATCTCGTGGTGCAGGTGGGCTCGCCGCGAAGCCTGAGCATCGCGCTGCAGCGCATCGGTCGCTCGGGTCACTGGAAGGGCGCCACGCCAAAGGGCCGACTGTTCCCGCTCACCCGCGACGAGCTCGTGGAGTGTGCGGCGCTCCAGCGCGGCATCAAGAAGGGCGAGCTGGAGAAGACCGTCATTCCGCGCGCGCCGATGGACGTGCTCGCGCAGCAGATCGTGGCCAGCGCCGCCGCCGAGGAGATGGACGAGGACGCGCTCTTCGCCATGTGCACGCGCGCGTACCCGTATCGCGGCCTCGCGCGCGAGAAGTTCGACGGCGCGGTGGCCATGATGGCGGAGGGCGTCGCGAGCAAGCGGGGCAGGGCGAGCGCGTACCTGCATCGAGACGTGGTTAACAAAAGGGTTAAGGCTCGTCGGGGCGCGCGGCTCGCGGCCGTCACCAGCGGCGGCGCCATCCCCGAGCAGGCCAGCTTCGCGGTGGTCGCCGAGCCGGATGGGCACCTGGTCGGCAGCGTGGACGAGCACTTCGCCGTCGACGCGCGCGTGGGCGACGTCTTCCTCCTCGGAAACACCAGCTGGCGCGTGACCTCGTTCGAGACCACGACCGTGCGCGTGGCCGATGCGCAGGGCGCGCCGCCGTCGATTCCGTTCTGGTTTGGCGAGGCGCCGGGGCGCACGCGCGAGCTGTCGAAGGAGGTGGGCGAGCTGCGGCGCGAGCTCGAGCCGATTCTGGAAGACCAGGTTCGCTCGCGTTCGTGGCTGGAGCGCGAGTGCGGCCTCGACGAGCTGGCCGCGTCGATTGCCGCGACCTACCTCCTCTGCGCCAAGCAGGCGCTGACCGCGCTTCCGAGCCAGCAGACGCTCATCGCCGAGCGGTTCTTCGACGACGGCGGCGGCATGCAGCTCATCATCCACGCGCCGTTCGGCATGCGGATGAACCGCGCCTTCGGGCTCGCGCTGCGCAAGTGCTTCTGCCGCAGCTTCAACTTCGAGCTGCAAGCCGCGGCGACCGACGAAGGCATCCTGCTCTCGCTCGGCACGCAGCACTCGTTCCCGCTGGAGAGCGTGTTCGAGTACCTCTCGCCGAACATGCTCGAGGAGGCGCTGACGCAGGCCGCGCTGGGTGCGCCGATGTTCGGCGTGCGTTGGCGCTGGGTGGCGCAGCGCGCGCTGGCGCTGCTCCGCATGCAGGGTGGCAAGAAGGTGCCGCCGCAGATCATGCGCATGCGCAGCGATGACCTGCTCGCCGCGTGCTTCCCGGATGCGGCCGCGTGCCAGGAGCACGTCGAGTACCCGATCAAGGTGCCCGATCATCCGCTCGTCCAGGAGGCGATTCGCGAGTGCCTCGAAGACGCGATGGATCTGCCGGGGCTTAACGAAGTGGTTACAAAGATGCGCGGCGGCCAGCTGCGGCTCGTGGCCCGCGACCTCGCCGAGCCCAGCCCGCTCGCGCACGAGATCATCAACTCGCAGCCGTACACCTTCCTGGATCCGGCGCCGCTCGAGGAGCGACGCGCGCGCGCCGTCTCGCTGCGGCGCACGCTCTCGCCCGACGATCAAAAGGCCTACGGCGCGCTCGATGCCGCGGCCATTGCCGAAGTCGAAGAGCAGGTCTGGCCGGATCCGCGCGACCCCGACGAGCTCCACGACGCGCTGCTCACGCTCTGCTTCCTGCCCCATTCGCTCGTGCCGCCGACGTGGCTTTCCATGATGGAGAAGCTGGAGCGATCTCAGCGCGTGGTCTTCGTGCAGGCGCGCGTGCCGGGCTGGACGGCCACGGAGCGCGCGAGCGTGGTGAAGGCGCTCATCCCCGACGCGGAGCTGGGCGCGCTGCCTCCCGGCTTCGAGCCCAAGGCGATGGACCGCGCGGCGGCGGCGGAGCAGCTCGTGCGCGGCTGGCTCGACACCAGCGGTCCCATCACGCAGAGGGGGCTCGCCGAGAAGCTGGGCGTGCTCGAGGGCGATGTGCGGGATGCGCTGCTCGCGCTCGAGGCGCAGGGCAACGTCATTCGCGGGCGGTTCCGCGACCTCGATGAAGAGCAGTGGTGCGAGCGCAACCTGCTCGCGCGCATCCATCGGCTCACGCTGGGGCGGCTGCGGCGCGAGATCGAGCCCGTGCCTGCGTCGGAGCTGATTCGCTTCCTGGCGCGCTGGCAGCACGCGCATCCCGGCAGCGAGCTGGTGGGCGCGCGCGGGTTGTCCGAAGTGATTGGCCAGCTCCAGGGCTTCCAGCTCGCGGCCGGCGGCTGGGAAGAGGGCGTGCTCCCCGCGCGGGTGCGCGCGTACCACCCGAGCCTGCTCGACGAGCTCTGCCAGTCCGGCGAAGTGGTGTGGGGACGCTTCTCGCCCATGAAGACCGAGGCCGAGGGCCGCTCGCCCACGCGCGCCGCGCCGATTGGGCTCGCGCGCCGCGAGGACTTGCCGTGGCTGCTCGGGCCTTCGGATTCCGAGCTGCAGCTCTCGGAGCGTGCGCAGCTGCTGCGTGGCATCCTCGAGCGGCGCGGGGCGAGCTTCTGGAGCGAGCTGGTGAGCGCGTCGAAGATCTCGGGCGAGGAGCTGGAGCCGGCGCTCTGGGAGCTCGTGGCCGCAGGTGAGGTCACGAGCGACGGATTTGCCGGATTGCGGGCGCTCATCCAGCGCTCGCGGCCCATGCGCGCCGAGCCGCGGACGGATCCGCTCGCGGCGGGCGGGCGGTGGTCGCTGTTGCGCCGCTGGCTCGACGACGCGCCGGATCCTGCGATTGCCCTCGAGAAGCGCGCGCTGCAGCTCATTCGGCGCTACGGCGTGGTGTTCCGTGATCTGCTCGCGCGCGAGGCGAATTGTCCGCCCTGGCGCGAGCTGGCGACGGTGTTCCGGCGGCTCGAGGCGCGCGGGGAGCTGCGCGGTGGGCGGTTCGTGTCGGGGTTCTCGGGCGAGCAGTTCGCGCTGCCGGGCGCCGTGGAGACGTTGCGTGCCGTTCGGCGTGCGGCGCGGATTGGCGTGGAGCAGCTCAGCCTCTCGGCCGCGGATCCGCTGAACCTGGTGGGCGTGCTCACGCCCGGGCCGCGCGTGCCGGCGGTGCTGCAGAACCGGGTGACCTTCGTCGATGGCGTGCCGCAACAGGGCGACGTGGTCGACGCGCAGGCGAGCTAG